A window of Polaribacter litorisediminis contains these coding sequences:
- a CDS encoding type 1 periplasmic binding fold superfamily protein yields the protein MKTLNTIKLVAILFISSISISSCSDDHDHDDHDHEEELITTVTYTLTSDTDIVTLEFKDLTGGSIDDATFNVSTPLTANTTYTGSIQLLNETESPADNITAEVEAEGDEHEFFYATSLSGLSITKSDADVNGNPIGIETIVTTGNAGSGTLTIILKHEPTKPNNGSSADAGGSTDAEVTFNITVQ from the coding sequence ATGAAAACTTTAAATACAATTAAATTAGTCGCAATATTATTTATTTCAAGCATCTCAATTTCTAGTTGCTCTGATGATCACGACCATGATGATCATGACCATGAAGAAGAATTAATTACAACAGTTACCTACACTTTAACCAGTGATACTGATATTGTTACCTTAGAATTTAAAGATTTAACGGGTGGAAGTATTGATGATGCAACTTTTAATGTTTCTACACCATTAACTGCAAATACTACATATACAGGGTCAATTCAATTATTAAATGAAACTGAATCTCCGGCAGATAATATTACTGCGGAAGTTGAAGCAGAAGGAGACGAACATGAGTTTTTCTATGCAACTTCATTGAGTGGTTTATCAATTACTAAAAGTGATGCTGATGTAAATGGAAATCCAATAGGAATAGAAACCATAGTAACCACAGGCAATGCTGGTTCAGGAACTTTAACCATTATTTTAAAGCACGAACCAACAAAACCTAATAATGGCTCTTCTGCAGACGCAGGCGGAAGCACAGATGCTGAAGTAACTTTTAACATTACAGTGCAATAA
- a CDS encoding MFS transporter: MLKIGDKKLINAWAFYDWANSVYSLVISTAVFPIYYAGLTTSEGFANADNKIEFLGLLWNSTSLYNYALAFSFLVVSLMSPMLSGIADYAGNKKKFLKGFCLLGSISVMCLFFFTGKETLWVGILFTILASIGFWGSIVFYNAYLPEIAHPGQQDNVSAKGFMMGYSGSIILLLICLVLIETEVFGFFDKQFGSQLSFVLVGIWWLGFAQITYAKLPNTEKVSLPKDNYFIKGLREIKKVANELFAYKELKIFLISFFLLSIGVQTIILMAGIFGTILGLPTLNLLGTILLVQFVGILGAFLFSRLSNKIGNIKTLKIAIVIWGLVCFIGFNLTKDTPNIDIYFYVLGALIGLVMGAIQSLARSTYSKLLPKTKDHASYFSFFDVTEKIALVVGMVTFGLLTSFFTIQTSVLALGIFFLGAFISLSSIKKTKYVQ; encoded by the coding sequence ATGTTAAAAATTGGAGACAAAAAATTGATAAATGCTTGGGCTTTTTATGATTGGGCAAACTCTGTGTATTCTTTAGTGATTAGTACTGCTGTTTTTCCTATATATTATGCCGGTTTAACAACTTCAGAAGGGTTCGCAAATGCTGATAATAAAATAGAATTTTTAGGATTATTATGGAATTCTACTTCTTTGTATAATTATGCTTTAGCTTTTTCATTTTTAGTGGTTTCCTTAATGTCCCCAATGTTATCTGGTATTGCAGATTATGCTGGTAACAAAAAGAAATTTTTAAAAGGTTTTTGCCTCTTAGGGTCTATCTCTGTCATGTGTTTATTCTTTTTTACAGGTAAAGAAACGCTTTGGGTCGGTATTTTATTTACAATTTTAGCCAGTATCGGGTTTTGGGGGAGTATTGTTTTTTACAATGCATATTTACCAGAAATTGCACATCCAGGACAGCAAGATAATGTGAGTGCAAAAGGATTTATGATGGGGTATTCAGGCTCTATAATTTTACTGCTTATTTGTTTGGTGCTTATAGAAACTGAAGTTTTTGGTTTTTTTGACAAACAATTTGGCTCTCAGCTTTCTTTTGTTTTAGTTGGTATTTGGTGGTTGGGTTTTGCCCAAATTACCTACGCAAAATTGCCAAACACAGAAAAAGTATCGCTACCAAAAGACAATTATTTTATCAAAGGTCTTAGAGAAATTAAAAAAGTAGCCAATGAATTATTTGCTTACAAAGAACTTAAAATATTTTTGATTTCTTTTTTTCTTTTGAGTATTGGTGTTCAGACGATTATTTTAATGGCGGGTATTTTCGGAACAATACTTGGCTTGCCTACTTTAAATCTATTAGGAACTATTTTATTAGTTCAGTTTGTAGGTATTTTGGGAGCTTTTCTTTTTTCAAGACTTTCTAACAAAATAGGGAATATTAAAACTTTAAAAATAGCCATTGTAATATGGGGTTTGGTTTGTTTTATTGGTTTTAATTTAACCAAAGATACTCCTAACATAGATATTTATTTTTACGTTTTAGGGGCTTTAATTGGCTTGGTCATGGGCGCTATTCAATCTTTAGCAAGGTCTACGTATTCAAAATTATTACCTAAAACAAAAGACCATGCATCTTATTTTAGTTTTTTTGATGTTACAGAAAAAATAGCTTTGGTTGTAGGAATGGTGACCTTTGGACTGTTAACTTCTTTTTTTACAATTCAAACGAGTGTTTTAGCTTTAGGTATTTTCTTTTTAGGTGCTTTTATATCATTGAGCAGTATCAAAAAAACTAAATATGTACAGTAG
- a CDS encoding M48 family metallopeptidase: MKKIIVLVVAVFLFSECSTVPITGRKRVNFVSDAQVLPASFAQYQGFLKENKLSTNREMTNQVKEVGKNIAAAVDRFMRANNMQAEADAYKWEFNLIEDKTVNAWCLPGGKVVFYTGIMPICANVNGVAAVMGHEVAHAFAKHGQERMSQGQLQQIGGLAVALGTSGESTKTQQIWNTAFGVTSGLGVLKFSRVHEQEADRLGLVFMLMAGYDGREAAEVWVRMSQTSKGGSQPEILSTHPSNESRIQDLKNYLPTAKKYAATYNAKGNL, encoded by the coding sequence ATGAAAAAAATTATAGTTTTAGTAGTAGCCGTTTTTCTTTTTTCTGAATGCAGTACAGTGCCAATTACAGGAAGAAAACGTGTTAATTTTGTAAGTGATGCTCAAGTTTTGCCAGCAAGTTTTGCGCAATACCAGGGCTTTTTGAAAGAAAACAAGCTTTCGACGAATAGAGAAATGACCAATCAGGTAAAGGAAGTTGGTAAAAATATAGCAGCGGCAGTAGATCGTTTTATGCGCGCAAATAATATGCAAGCGGAAGCAGATGCTTATAAATGGGAGTTTAATTTGATAGAGGATAAAACAGTAAATGCTTGGTGTTTGCCTGGAGGTAAGGTTGTTTTTTATACAGGTATCATGCCTATTTGTGCCAATGTAAACGGAGTTGCCGCCGTTATGGGGCATGAAGTAGCTCATGCGTTTGCAAAACACGGACAAGAAAGAATGTCTCAAGGACAACTGCAGCAAATTGGTGGTTTGGCTGTTGCTTTAGGTACTTCTGGAGAAAGTACAAAGACCCAGCAAATTTGGAACACAGCTTTTGGTGTTACTTCTGGTTTAGGAGTTTTAAAATTTAGCAGAGTTCATGAACAAGAGGCGGATAGACTAGGACTTGTTTTTATGCTTATGGCAGGTTATGACGGAAGAGAAGCTGCAGAAGTTTGGGTAAGAATGAGTCAAACCTCTAAAGGTGGTTCTCAACCAGAAATTTTAAGTACACACCCTTCGAATGAATCTAGAATTCAAGATTTAAAAAATTATTTGCCAACTGCTAAAAAATATGCAGCAACATATAACGCAAAAGGAAATTTGTAA
- a CDS encoding alpha/beta fold hydrolase — translation MFKIIYLISERFALYLAAKLFTTPIDYKTPKRELGMEDASQKKLHHVASIKKDIHVLSYGFSDKKVLLVHGWAGRSTQLFMIANTLLENGFMVISFDAPAHGKSTGKTTNLLEYIETIKSICKEYGPFEAAVGHSFGAMAIMNAQANLVLFKCLVTIGSGDKVADILLNFANNLGLDAIFGQKLIDSLEKKWNINLMYYDTNEVAKKVKIPVLVIHDTKDGDVFVSCALNIRQHLENGKLDITTGLGHTKILRDKNTTQKIVHFIKQNT, via the coding sequence GTGTTTAAAATAATCTATTTAATTTCAGAAAGGTTCGCTTTATATCTTGCAGCAAAACTATTCACAACACCTATTGATTATAAAACTCCCAAAAGAGAATTAGGAATGGAAGATGCTTCTCAAAAAAAGTTGCATCATGTTGCATCCATCAAAAAAGATATTCATGTTTTGTCTTATGGATTTTCAGATAAAAAAGTTTTGTTAGTTCATGGCTGGGCAGGCAGAAGCACTCAACTTTTTATGATTGCCAATACTCTTTTAGAAAATGGGTTTATGGTCATTTCTTTTGATGCGCCTGCTCACGGAAAATCAACAGGAAAAACAACGAACTTATTAGAATATATAGAAACCATTAAAAGTATTTGTAAAGAATATGGCCCTTTTGAAGCTGCTGTTGGTCATTCTTTTGGTGCAATGGCAATTATGAACGCCCAAGCAAATTTAGTGCTTTTTAAATGTCTGGTAACCATAGGTTCTGGAGATAAAGTTGCCGATATTTTACTTAATTTTGCGAATAATTTAGGGTTAGATGCTATTTTTGGACAAAAATTAATTGATTCTTTAGAAAAGAAATGGAATATAAATCTAATGTATTATGACACTAATGAAGTTGCTAAAAAAGTAAAAATACCCGTTTTGGTAATTCATGATACCAAAGATGGAGATGTTTTTGTAAGTTGTGCTCTAAATATTCGTCAACATTTAGAGAATGGAAAACTAGATATTACCACTGGCTTAGGACATACAAAAATTCTTCGGGATAAAAATACAACCCAAAAAATAGTTCACTTTATAAAACAAAACACATGA
- the msrB gene encoding peptide-methionine (R)-S-oxide reductase MsrB, translating to MKKIASILILVLMISCAGNAQDTSKEKKTYKIVKTEAEWKKLLSPLQYTVLREAGTERPFSSEFNNNKKKGTFVCAACETPLYKSEHKYDSGSGWPSFDRAIKENVALDVDYKIGYARTELKCNTCGGHLGHSFDDGPKKTTGKRHCINGAAMKFVEDK from the coding sequence ATGAAAAAAATAGCAAGTATTTTAATTTTAGTACTAATGATTAGCTGCGCAGGAAACGCACAAGATACATCAAAAGAAAAAAAAACCTATAAAATTGTAAAAACAGAGGCTGAATGGAAAAAATTACTTTCTCCTTTGCAGTATACTGTTTTGCGTGAAGCAGGAACAGAAAGACCTTTTTCAAGTGAGTTTAATAATAACAAGAAAAAAGGAACTTTTGTTTGTGCCGCTTGTGAAACCCCTTTATATAAATCTGAACATAAATATGATTCAGGTTCTGGATGGCCTTCATTTGATAGAGCTATAAAAGAAAATGTAGCATTAGATGTAGATTATAAAATTGGCTATGCAAGAACGGAGTTAAAATGCAATACTTGTGGTGGTCATTTAGGTCACTCTTTTGATGATGGTCCTAAAAAAACGACCGGAAAACGTCATTGTATTAATGGAGCTGCAATGAAATTTGTGGAGGATAAATAA
- a CDS encoding YfcC family protein, giving the protein MKKMKFPSAQTVLLIIATFVSVLTWCIPSGQYERLAYNEENNSFLKTDKEHSVVLEATQKTLDDLQVNIPLEKFTSGAIYKAISIPGTYQKLEAKPQGVIELILSPLKGIIAVADIIILVLFIGGLVAIVNFTGAFEAGITRLSKLLEGKEYILIIAVTSLIALGGTSFGLGEETIAFYPILVPIFIAAKYDALVALASIYVGTSIGTMISTTNPFSTIIASNSAGISWTTGIEGRIIMLFISLIICILYIIRYAQKVKKDPSKSIIFDQKESIEKIFTFQESSETIHFNFRLKLVLFIFALCFVVMVYGVISLDWWFLEMTGVFFVGAVLIGFLCRINETIFVNTFIKGASELLSVAFIIGLARGVTILMEDGLISDTLLYYASSFTDGMNKGLFINAIMFVYSGLAFFIPSSSGMAVLTMPIMSPLADTVSLGREHIVNAYLLGIGLFNFINPTGLVLASLAMIKVGYDKWLKFIIPLVLILIGTSMIFLTISVYL; this is encoded by the coding sequence ATGAAAAAGATGAAATTTCCGAGTGCACAAACGGTTTTACTGATAATAGCTACTTTTGTTTCCGTTTTAACTTGGTGCATCCCCTCTGGGCAATATGAAAGATTAGCCTATAATGAAGAAAATAACTCTTTTTTAAAAACAGATAAAGAGCATTCTGTTGTTTTAGAGGCTACGCAAAAAACATTAGACGATTTACAGGTTAATATTCCTTTAGAAAAATTTACTTCTGGCGCTATTTACAAAGCTATCAGTATTCCTGGAACGTATCAAAAATTAGAAGCGAAGCCACAAGGAGTTATTGAACTAATTTTATCGCCTTTAAAAGGAATTATAGCAGTTGCTGATATTATTATTCTCGTTTTATTTATTGGAGGACTCGTTGCTATTGTAAATTTCACAGGTGCTTTTGAAGCAGGAATTACCAGACTTTCTAAACTTTTAGAGGGTAAAGAATATATTCTAATTATTGCGGTAACTTCTTTAATTGCATTAGGTGGCACTTCTTTTGGTTTGGGAGAAGAGACGATTGCCTTCTACCCTATTTTAGTTCCTATTTTTATCGCTGCAAAATATGATGCGCTCGTTGCTTTAGCCTCTATATATGTGGGTACTAGTATCGGTACAATGATATCTACAACAAATCCGTTTAGCACCATAATTGCTTCTAATTCTGCGGGTATTAGTTGGACAACAGGAATTGAAGGAAGAATTATAATGCTGTTCATAAGTTTAATTATTTGTATTTTATATATTATAAGATATGCACAAAAGGTAAAAAAAGATCCTTCAAAATCTATTATTTTTGATCAGAAAGAAAGTATCGAGAAAATATTTACCTTTCAAGAATCATCAGAAACCATCCATTTTAATTTTCGTTTAAAATTAGTGCTTTTTATTTTTGCTTTATGCTTTGTTGTCATGGTTTATGGGGTGATTAGTTTAGATTGGTGGTTCTTAGAAATGACAGGAGTTTTCTTTGTGGGTGCAGTTCTCATAGGATTTTTATGTAGAATAAATGAAACTATCTTTGTAAATACATTTATAAAAGGAGCTAGTGAATTGTTAAGTGTTGCTTTTATTATTGGATTAGCAAGAGGAGTTACTATTTTAATGGAAGATGGTTTAATTAGCGATACATTATTATATTATGCGAGTTCATTTACAGACGGCATGAATAAAGGGCTGTTTATAAACGCTATCATGTTTGTTTATAGCGGATTAGCATTTTTTATTCCTTCATCATCAGGAATGGCAGTTTTAACAATGCCCATTATGTCTCCTTTAGCAGATACGGTCTCTTTAGGTAGAGAACATATCGTAAATGCTTATCTTTTAGGCATCGGTTTATTCAACTTTATAAACCCAACAGGATTGGTTCTAGCTTCTCTTGCAATGATAAAAGTAGGATACGATAAATGGTTGAAATTTATAATTCCTTTAGTGCTAATTTTAATAGGAACATCGATGATTTTCTTGACAATTTCAGTTTATTTATAA